Within the Candidatus Firestonebacteria bacterium RIFOXYD2_FULL_39_29 genome, the region TTTCTTGTTTGTATTTTGTTATATCTCTGGAATGACCTAACACACCGGTAACCTTGCCGGAATCATCTTTAATGCCAATAATTATCGTGTCCAGCCACAAAGTACCTTTTGAAGTCAAAAAAGGTCTTTCAAGGAATACTTTATTTTCCCCAGTCTCTATTACACTTTGAATATTACGCATATTTTCAGAGGCAGCTTCCGGCTGAAACAAATCCGTTATTTTTTTCCCTACAACCTCCTCCAAATTTTTATCCAAAAATGAAAGTGCTTTTTGGTTAGCATATGTACACAAATAATTCAGATTAATTAGATAGATAATATCAGGAGAATTATCAAGGATTGTCTTTAACATTATTTCATTGTTTGTTTTTTCAGAGTTTATCCGGAATTGTTTTTCATCTTTTCTATAAGAAAACATAACTTATGTTCCTCCAGATTTAAAGATGCTGCATTTATCAGTTCTTCGTATATTTTTTACAACACAGTAAGAATACATATTTCATTACTTATTATTGGTCGGGGCGACCCGATTTGAACGGGCGACCCTCTGCTCCCAAAGCAGATGCGCTAGCCACCTGCGCTACGCCCCGACGATAATGTTTCATAAAGTATTCAAGGTTAGTATAGGTTCTATAATTTTGCTTTTGCTTTACAAACCTATTTGCGTATCTTTATCAATCTTACCAGAACTTTCTTTACTTTGTCCAGCGCTTTTCCTCTGTGACTTATTCTATTTTTAGAAGAAAGTGACATTTCAGAGTAAGTCTTCTTATAACCCGAAGGAATAAAAATTGAATCATAGCCAAAACCTTTTTTACCATTAATCGCAAATGATATTTTACCTCTGCAGCGCCCTTCAAGAATAACAGGTTTTTTCCCTGGAATTTTTATAACTATGACAGTTCGAAAGAGAGCCCCTCTTTTACTTAAAGGAACATTAGACAGTAATTTTAGAAGTTTGATATTATTATCCTGATATGAACAGCCTTCACCTGCAAATCTTGCGGAATATACACCCGGAGCGCCTTTTAAATAATCAACCTCCAATCCTGTATCATCGGACAGAGAAATATGTCCGGTACAGCTGCTTATCTCAGAGGCTTTCTTTACCGCATTCTCTTCCAGGGTATCTTTATTTTCTATTACTTCAGGAAAATTTCTAAAATTATCCAAAGTAAGAAACTTTAATCCAAATGTTTTGAGTTTTTTTGAAATCTCTCTTATTTTATTGCGGTTACGCGTTGCAAGAACTATTTCCAAGGCCCAAGTACCTTTTTTTGATCTTTAAATATCTCTTTAATACCTTGTTCTGCCAGTTTCATCATGGCACCGACATCCTGCTTCGAAAAAGGATTATTTTCGGCAGTACCTTGAATCTCCACAAACTTACCGGAACCGGTCATTACAAAATTCATGTCTACTTCAGCTTTTGAATCCTCTTCATAGCAAAGATCCAGCATCGCTTCACCTCTAACAACACCAACACTTATAGCAGCAACATAATCCTTAATAGGATTTTCCTCAAGAATACCTTTTTTATGAAGATATAATAAAGCATCAGCCATCGCAACAAACGAGCCTGTAATAGCCGCAGTCCTTGTGCCTCCATCAGCCTGAATAACATCGCAGTCCAGCAATATTGTGCGTTTCCCCAGTTTTGTCATATCCACTACGGCACGGAGAGAACGTCCTATCAAACGCTGAATTTCATGTGTCCTGCCGTCAACCTTTCCTTTTGAACCGTCTCTATTTTTCCTTTCAGGCGTAGATCTCGGGATCATCCCGTATTCAGCAGTTATCCAGCCTCTATTCTCTGATCTCAAAAAAGGCGGAACTTCATCAAGTATAGTGGCAGTGCAGATGACCTTGGTAAAACCGCAGGCAATCAACACTGAACCTTCCGGATATTTAATATAATGACGGATTATACGCAATGGTCTTAATTCGTCATTTTTTCTATTATCAATTCTCATTTTTCACTCCACTTTAACGAGTTTTACGTTATTAATATTTTTGCCGAGAAAAGAGGAACCAAGTTTTCTGAATTTTTCCGGAGCATCCGTAACATAAAAGCTGTAAACCGGACGTTTTGTTGTCTTTCTTAGCATACCTTTTACCGTCAAAGCTTCTTTAACAGACTTAGCAGTTTCTGTTGCAGAATCTATCAGCTTTACTCCTTTTAAAACCCTGGCCAAGACCGGCTTTAAAAAAGGATAATGAGTGCAGCCCAGGACAAGAGTATCAATATTTTTTTTATTAAATGCCTTTAAATATTCCCTTGCTGTTAGTTCGGTTATTTTCGAGTTAAACCAGCCTTCCTCAACCAGAGAAACAAATAAAGGGCAGGCTTTTCCCGTTACCTTAAGCCTGTTATTATGTTTAAGCAGAGCATCTATATACGCTCTGCTTTCTATTGTCGCTTTAGTACCTATTATGCCTATTTTATTGTTTTTAGTAGCTTCTGCCGCGGCTTTTGCTCCGGATTCGACAACTCCAAGCATTGGAACTAAATAAAATTTTTTAAGAAGCTTTAAACTTAAAGCAGACGCAGTATTGCAGGCAACTACCACAAATTTAACATTTTTCTTTAATAAAAATTGAACATTCTCTGTTGATAGTCTGGTTACCGTAGCCTTGGATTTAGAGCCATACGGAAGATGTTTTGTATCCCCAAAATAAATAATACTTTCGTTTGGAAGATACTTGCATATTTCTTTAAGTACGGTTACCCCGCCTACTCCAGAGTCAAAGATGCCTATAGGTCTGTTGTTATTCAAGCTTTTTACCTCTCAAAGGCCTGTGAACATCAAGATGACCTCCGATAGTTTTTACTTCCTGCCCCTCTATAAGAATCCTGACACTGGCAATTTGGCCGAAATTCTCAAGTATTGTGTTTACAAGCGAATAAATAAGCTGCATTTCCGACGTAGTCCCGCCTTTTGGATTGTCAATAATACTTTTAGTAAAATCCAGATAAAGGCAACGATTATCATCAAGATAAACTTCTCGTACCTCCGTCTCTTTTGGCAAGGCACCAAATAGACCTTTTTCTTTTGGTCCTTTAACCAATTCTACTACACATATTTTTACATCATCAAGTACACTGGTCGCACCCTGTATTTCTCTTTTTTCAGCCTGCAGTTTGCCGTTTTCATTCACGAAAAATAGTCTAATTACTTTTGGCTGAGCAGCATAGTTA harbors:
- a CDS encoding ribonuclease PH → MRIDNRKNDELRPLRIIRHYIKYPEGSVLIACGFTKVICTATILDEVPPFLRSENRGWITAEYGMIPRSTPERKNRDGSKGKVDGRTHEIQRLIGRSLRAVVDMTKLGKRTILLDCDVIQADGGTRTAAITGSFVAMADALLYLHKKGILEENPIKDYVAAISVGVVRGEAMLDLCYEEDSKAEVDMNFVMTGSGKFVEIQGTAENNPFSKQDVGAMMKLAEQGIKEIFKDQKKVLGPWK
- a CDS encoding glutamate racemase is translated as MNNNRPIGIFDSGVGGVTVLKEICKYLPNESIIYFGDTKHLPYGSKSKATVTRLSTENVQFLLKKNVKFVVVACNTASALSLKLLKKFYLVPMLGVVESGAKAAAEATKNNKIGIIGTKATIESRAYIDALLKHNNRLKVTGKACPLFVSLVEEGWFNSKITELTAREYLKAFNKKNIDTLVLGCTHYPFLKPVLARVLKGVKLIDSATETAKSVKEALTVKGMLRKTTKRPVYSFYVTDAPEKFRKLGSSFLGKNINNVKLVKVE
- a CDS encoding non-canonical purine NTP pyrophosphatase, RdgB/HAM1 family; amino-acid sequence: MEIVLATRNRNKIREISKKLKTFGLKFLTLDNFRNFPEVIENKDTLEENAVKKASEISSCTGHISLSDDTGLEVDYLKGAPGVYSARFAGEGCSYQDNNIKLLKLLSNVPLSKRGALFRTVIVIKIPGKKPVILEGRCRGKISFAINGKKGFGYDSIFIPSGYKKTYSEMSLSSKNRISHRGKALDKVKKVLVRLIKIRK